One stretch of Cyanobacteria bacterium GSL.Bin1 DNA includes these proteins:
- a CDS encoding GNAT family N-acetyltransferase — protein sequence MNCIIRPLELEDEPFLWEMLYQAIHVPEGQTTLPREIVQIPELARYVQDWGREGDCGFLSSDTLTSQPIGAVWLRLPIGEHKGYGYVNDNTSELSIAVLPEYRGQGIGTKLLSRLFASEWGKSSISLSVSADNPAVRLYERFRFKIVSRSDESLTMKRN from the coding sequence ATGAACTGCATTATTCGACCACTCGAATTAGAAGACGAGCCATTTCTCTGGGAAATGTTGTATCAAGCCATACACGTACCTGAGGGGCAAACTACTTTGCCACGAGAGATCGTCCAAATCCCAGAACTTGCTCGCTACGTTCAAGATTGGGGGCGTGAGGGCGACTGTGGTTTTCTTAGTAGCGATACACTCACCAGCCAACCTATTGGTGCCGTATGGCTACGCTTGCCAATAGGAGAACACAAAGGTTATGGCTATGTGAATGACAACACCTCTGAACTCAGTATCGCAGTTCTCCCTGAATATCGTGGTCAAGGTATAGGCACAAAATTGCTGAGCCGCTTATTTGCATCTGAGTGGGGGAAATCGTCTATTTCGTTGAGCGTCTCCGCAGATAATCCAGCAGTGCGGCTTTATGAGCGTTTCAGGTTTAAGATTGTAAGCAGGAGCGATGAGTCACTCACGATGAAACGAAACTAA
- a CDS encoding DUF1622 domain-containing protein, with the protein MALDVVSAEISALVVLLNSILTSLCQLLALFVIAIGVTKALFIFLKAGFFRPETTEAFQHSRLAMGYSFSLGLSFLIGATILKTMISSRWDDIARLAAIIAVRTLLNYLLLQAINSSKEDSSQSSSPSLLSKLPSLSGE; encoded by the coding sequence ATGGCACTGGATGTGGTAAGTGCAGAAATTTCAGCGTTAGTCGTTCTACTCAACAGTATTTTGACCAGCTTGTGTCAGTTGCTGGCTCTGTTTGTCATTGCCATTGGCGTAACCAAGGCACTGTTTATATTTCTCAAAGCCGGTTTCTTTCGCCCTGAAACCACAGAAGCTTTTCAGCACAGTCGCCTTGCGATGGGGTATTCTTTTTCTTTGGGATTGAGTTTTTTGATTGGTGCAACGATTCTCAAGACAATGATTTCTAGCCGCTGGGATGATATTGCTCGATTAGCCGCAATTATTGCTGTTCGCACTTTACTGAACTATTTATTGCTTCAGGCGATTAATTCATCGAAAGAGGATTCATCTCAGTCATCTTCCCCAAGCTTACTTTCCAAACTTCCTTCACTTTCAGGAGAGTAG
- a CDS encoding GNAT family N-acetyltransferase, translating into MSPQTPDYKIRRFQASDAQQIAQLFHDTVRKINSRDYSPSQVKAWAPDQIYFRNWAVICSQYYTYVADCKGTIIGFGELEANGDIHCFYCHHNYQGCGVGRRIYQAIESQAIQLQLPRLVTAASITAKPFFEKMGFSVVNQQCVTRRGETFANYLMEKHL; encoded by the coding sequence ATGTCTCCTCAAACTCCTGACTACAAAATCCGGCGCTTTCAAGCCAGTGATGCCCAACAAATTGCGCAACTCTTTCACGATACAGTCCGCAAGATCAACAGTCGAGATTATTCCCCTTCTCAAGTCAAAGCCTGGGCACCGGATCAGATTTACTTCCGCAATTGGGCAGTAATCTGTTCCCAATATTACACCTATGTGGCGGATTGCAAGGGAACGATTATTGGCTTCGGTGAATTAGAAGCCAATGGCGATATCCATTGTTTTTACTGTCATCATAACTATCAAGGCTGTGGTGTCGGTCGTCGAATTTACCAAGCAATTGAAAGCCAAGCAATTCAACTGCAACTCCCTCGCTTAGTCACAGCCGCTAGCATTACCGCCAAGCCATTTTTTGAGAAGATGGGCTTTTCCGTAGTGAATCAACAGTGTGTCACTCGTCGTGGAGAAACCTTTGCCAATTACCTGATGGAAAAACACCTTTGA
- the aac(6') gene encoding AAC(6')-Ia family aminoglycoside 6'-N-acetyltransferase: MVDRIRQFCTISESEEWMSQAAHLLIGTFRELENYAWSDDESARKEVVECIQDPNVCIGLCEGNTLLGWIGLRPMYKTTWEMHPLVVDPQHQRQGIGRTLLEEIERIAKEKGIIGIVLGTDDEQFRTSLSQVTISRDNIWEEIKKIRNLRNHPYEFYEKCGYMIVGIVPNANGKNRPDIWMWKALE; encoded by the coding sequence ATGGTTGACAGAATTCGTCAGTTCTGTACAATATCGGAATCAGAGGAATGGATGAGCCAAGCCGCGCACCTACTGATAGGAACCTTCCGTGAACTGGAAAACTATGCCTGGTCCGACGATGAAAGTGCGCGCAAGGAAGTAGTCGAATGTATACAAGACCCAAACGTCTGTATCGGGCTTTGCGAGGGCAACACATTACTCGGCTGGATTGGGCTACGTCCGATGTACAAGACGACCTGGGAAATGCATCCCCTGGTGGTTGATCCTCAGCATCAAAGGCAAGGGATTGGTAGAACTCTACTAGAAGAAATAGAGAGAATCGCCAAGGAAAAAGGAATCATCGGAATAGTGCTTGGGACAGACGATGAACAATTCAGGACTTCGCTATCTCAAGTCACCATTAGCAGGGACAACATCTGGGAAGAGATTAAAAAGATCAGGAATCTCAGGAATCATCCTTATGAATTCTATGAGAAGTGTGGATACATGATCGTGGGAATTGTCCCAAACGCAAATGGTAAAAATAGACCGGACATCTGGATGTGGAAGGCGCTGGAATGA